The Methanobrevibacter sp. TLL-48-HuF1 genomic sequence TTAGCAATATGATCCAAATCCATTACACTGAATTTATCTAAATCGTAAAGATACTTATCCAGCCAGTTAATTAAAAGTTTTCCATGTTCTTCCTGATCAAGAGCCCATGGATCAGCATTATCTCCACGTAGTGACGGAAGTGCTGCATGTATTTTTAAATTCATCCCATTTGATTTGAAAAAGTCATATAACTCATCACTATAGTCTTTAGAATATTGAGTTACTGTTAAAACAAAGTTAATGTTTAATCCTTTTTCTTTTGCTCTTTCATATCCTGACATGGTTTTTTCAAAATAACCTTCTGCTCTTTGATAATCATTAATTTCTTCAGGTCCGTCAATACTGGTACTTACAACAACATTGTACTTTAAAAATAAATCAATTAACTCATCTGAAAGTAACCAAATATTACTTTGAAGGGAAAAGCCTTCTACATTATCTATTTTGGATAATTTTTCTAAAGCTTGTGCATAGAAATCATAGCCTGCAAGAAGGGGTTCTCCTCCATGGAATGTAAAATGAACTTTATCATCTCTAAAATCCTTTAACCAGGTGATAATATCATCAATTACACTAATGTCCATTATTTCTTTTGTTGATTCGGAACCCCAACAGTATTTGCAGTTACATTGGCAACCTAAAGTAGGGATTATCATTACATGAAAAGTCATTTTATCCGTAGTATTTGTTTAATTCTTTTAAAAGTTCTTTTTTCTCATCTTCATCCATACTGTCATTTACAAAGAAAATATATCCGCAATCTTCACATTTTACAGTGTCTAACTCTGCATGTGCTCTGTGATTGTCTAACATTTTTCTATGTATATGTTTATCTTTTGAACCGCATTTTGGGCATGGAGCCAATATTTCTTCGAGTTTCATATTTATCACTTTTTATTTTATTATTTAAAAAAATTTCTGATATATTTTCATACCGATAGTTTTTACAAATAACACTTTAAATCCAAAGAAATGACCTTCAAATTCTTTTTTAACTTTGTCAAGTTCTTTTGGAATATCCAGGTGTTGGGGACATTTTCTTAAACATTTTCCGCATCCGTTACATAAACCGGCATTTGATTTGTTTATCATAATCCCTCCTACAGTCAAATAATAGTCGATTAAGCTTTGATTTAAAAGGCTTTTCTGATTAAACAAATATTTTTCATTATATATTTTCATACATTCAGGAATATTTACTCCCTTGGGGCATGGCAGGCAATATCCGCAGCTTGTACAG encodes the following:
- a CDS encoding TIGR04083 family peptide-modifying radical SAM enzyme, whose protein sequence is MTFHVMIIPTLGCQCNCKYCWGSESTKEIMDISVIDDIITWLKDFRDDKVHFTFHGGEPLLAGYDFYAQALEKLSKIDNVEGFSLQSNIWLLSDELIDLFLKYNVVVSTSIDGPEEINDYQRAEGYFEKTMSGYERAKEKGLNINFVLTVTQYSKDYSDELYDFFKSNGMNLKIHAALPSLRGDNADPWALDQEEHGKLLINWLDKYLYDLDKFSVMDLDHIAKSTFRRRGTLCTFADCIGTTLAVGADGSIYPCYRFVGMDEYILGNVKENPSFDKLKESDAWAKLQEFREYVDENCAKCRYVKYCEGGCPYNAIVASKTPKAVDPQCVAYKMIFGEVSKRLNKEFAKNALGGLNGPSVKKENEAFSIMDLMMKP
- a CDS encoding TIGR04165 family Cys-rich peptide, producing MKLEEILAPCPKCGSKDKHIHRKMLDNHRAHAELDTVKCEDCGYIFFVNDSMDEDEKKELLKELNKYYG